The DNA window GGATCCCTCCGACACGGCGATCGCCGAACGGACCGCCCTGCTGCTCAACATCACCAGCGGCACCTCCGTGGGCGAGGGGATCAAGGGCTTGACGATCGTCCTCGCCTTCGGCTGGCTCTCCGCGACCAGCCTCATCCTCATCTTCCTCACCTGGGTACGGGGAGTGCTGCTGGTCCTGCTGGCCGGCGCCGCCCCGGTCGCCGCGGCCGCGGGCATGACCAAGACCGGACGAGAGACGCTCGGCAAGTACGCCGCTTGGACGCTGGCGTGGATCACCTTCAAACCGGCCACCTCGACGGCCATGGCCACCGGCTTCTGGATGTTCGGCACCGGCGACGCCCTGGACATGCTCGGCGGCATCGCGCTGATCGGCATGACGATCTTCATGCTGCCGTTCCTGCTCCGGCTGTTCGTTCCGGCGGCAGCGGCCTTCGCCGGCAGTGGCGGATCCGGCCCGTTGCCCGGCACGGGAGCCGACGGCGCTGTCCGGGTGGGCAAGTGGCTCGCCGGTCGCAGCAGCGGTGACGGTGGTGGCGGCGGAGGCGGAGGTGGAGGTGATGGTCGGTCGAACATGACCGTCCGCGACGTTTCGCAGGGCCCGTCCGGCAGCAGCACGCCGTCCTCGGCACCGGCCAACCCGCAGCCCTCGGCCCCGGCGAATCCGCAACCCTCGGCTCCGGCGACTGGCGGAGGAGCCGCCGGAGCGAGCAAGGGCGCTGCCGGAGCGGGTGCGGCGGCCGGTGCGGCAGGCGTCGCCCTGGCGGTGGCCGACGAAGTGGTGAAGACAGGTAAGCGCGCTGCGCACGAGACTGCCGCGGCCGCGACCGGAGAGGGGTCCCGATCATGACGACGACGACGGCGCCGCGTACCTACGGCAACTTCAAGCCGGCCCGGCGGCGCCTGATCGGCGGGATGGGACCGCTCGGGGTCGCGGTGGCGGCCGCGTTCGCGATGCTCACCCTCTTCACCCTGTCAGTGATCGGATTCCAGGCGGCGATCGTGGTCGCCGTGTTCGGCGTCGTGGTCGTGGTGCCGCTGATGGTCCGCTGGGGCGGCCGCACGATCGCCGAGCGGGTCGCCCGGCGCGCGCTCGTCGGCCTGGGCCGCCTCGGCCGTCAGCACGTCTACCGGGCCGGGGTGGTCTCCCGCATCCCCGGCCGGACCCGGCTGCCCGGACTGCTGCACGACTCCCAGGTCGTGGAGGTCGAGACCGGCCGGGCCGACTACCCGCGCGTCGGGATCGTCATCCTGCCCCGCGTCAAGCACTTCTCCGTGAGCCTGCGCTGCGACACCTCCGGCACCGACCTGGTGGACTCCGAGACGATCGACACCTGGGTCGCCCGGACCGGAGGCTGGCTGCGATCGCTGAGTGAGGAGCCGGGACTGATCCAGGCCCAGGTGACCGTCGAGACCGCGCCCGACCCCGGCACCCGGCTGGCGGCGGCGGTCTCGGCACAGGTCACCGACGCGGCGCCGGACCTGGCCCGTTCGGTGCTCGAGCAGGTCGTCTCCGAGTACCCGCGGGCCGCACCCCAGGTCGACACCCGGGTCACCCTCACCTGGGCGCTGCCCAAGCCGCGGCGCCCCCGATCCGGAGGCCCCCGTCGTGCCATGACCCCGGACGAGATGTGCGTGCGGATCGCCTCCCGGCTGCCCGGGCTGATGGAGATGCTGCGGGGCACCGGCGCCGGCGACACCAGGCCGATGGCTCCGGAGGAACTGGCGGCGGTCTGCCGGTCGGCCTACGACCCGGCCGCCGCATCGCTGCTGTCGACGGACTCCGCCGAAGCGGTGGCCTGGGTGGACGCCGGCCCGGTCGCCGCGCACGAGGAGTGGGACCACTACCGGCACGACTCCGGGGTGTCGATGTCGTGGGGCCTGGCCGAGGCGCCGCGCGGCATCATCCACGCCACCGTGCTGCCCCGCCTGATGGCGGCCACGCCGGGCCTGCTGCGCAAGCGGGTGACCATGGTCTGGCACCCGATGACGCCGGAGCAGGCCGCGAACGCCGTCGACATGGACGTGCGCGACGCCCGGTTCCGGGCCGCTCAGAAGGCCCGGCCCGGCGCCCGCGAGCTGGCCGACATCGCCTCGGCCAACGCCGTGGCGGCGGCCGAGGCGGAGGGCGAGGGGCAGATCAGGTTCAGTCTGATGGTCACCGCGACCGTGGGCAGCGTCGACGAGCTCGACGCCGCCGAGGACACCGTGCGGCAGCTGTCGGCCTCCACCCGCCTGCGGCTGCGGCCGCAGTACGGCAGCCAGGCCGCGGCCTTCGCCGCCGGCCTGCCCGTCGGGGTGGTTCTGAGCCGGCACGCACACATCCCGAGCTGACGAGAAGACGGGGGATACCGATGGGGCAGAGGCCGACAGTACGCGCCGACCGGTACGGGCCCGGCGTGGCCGGCGGCGGGCGGATGGCATTCGTGGACGCGCCCGTGGAGGTGCGCGGCGGCACCGGCCAGGTGTGCGGGCTCTGGCCGTTCGGTGTCGGCACCGGTGCGCCGCTGGTCGGTGTGCCGATGGGCCGGCACCTGCGCAGCGGCGCGACCGTGTGCTTCGACCCGATCTCCTGGTACCGCGCGGGTTACATCTCGAACCCGAACCTGTTCGTGGCCGCGCAGCCCGGCAAGGGCAAGAGCTCCGCGGTCCGCCGGCAGGTGCTCGGCCTGACCGCTCAGGGCATCACCCCGCTGGTGCTGGGCGATCTCAAGCCCGACTACGTCGACCTCATCCGCGCGCTGGGAGGCCAGGTCATCCGCATCGGGCCCGGCCTCGACCGGATCAACCCCTTGGACGCCGGTCCGTGGCGGCAGGCACTCACCCATCTGGACGAGACCGCCGCGACCACCGTACGGGCGTCGGTCGTCTCCCGTCGCCGGCACATGGTGGAGGCACTGGCCACCCTCGTGCGACGCCGCCCGCTCGACGACAGCGAGGTCGCGGTGCTGACCGCCGCGATCCGGTTGCTCTCGGCGCGGGAGACCGGCGTGCAGCCGACGCTGGCCGACGTGGTCAAGGTG is part of the Actinoplanes missouriensis 431 genome and encodes:
- a CDS encoding SCO6880 family protein encodes the protein MTTTTAPRTYGNFKPARRRLIGGMGPLGVAVAAAFAMLTLFTLSVIGFQAAIVVAVFGVVVVVPLMVRWGGRTIAERVARRALVGLGRLGRQHVYRAGVVSRIPGRTRLPGLLHDSQVVEVETGRADYPRVGIVILPRVKHFSVSLRCDTSGTDLVDSETIDTWVARTGGWLRSLSEEPGLIQAQVTVETAPDPGTRLAAAVSAQVTDAAPDLARSVLEQVVSEYPRAAPQVDTRVTLTWALPKPRRPRSGGPRRAMTPDEMCVRIASRLPGLMEMLRGTGAGDTRPMAPEELAAVCRSAYDPAAASLLSTDSAEAVAWVDAGPVAAHEEWDHYRHDSGVSMSWGLAEAPRGIIHATVLPRLMAATPGLLRKRVTMVWHPMTPEQAANAVDMDVRDARFRAAQKARPGARELADIASANAVAAAEAEGEGQIRFSLMVTATVGSVDELDAAEDTVRQLSASTRLRLRPQYGSQAAAFAAGLPVGVVLSRHAHIPS